One Tamlana carrageenivorans genomic region harbors:
- a CDS encoding glycosyltransferase family 2 protein → MQTPLVSILIPFKNTKNFITNCLTSIIQQSYTHWELLIVDDHSTDGSFDIVEHFASKDPRFKLFKNDGQGIIDALRLAFQHSTGELITRMDSDDIMRPNKIEVLAHQLLTFGKKHVALGQVHYFAEDGIKAGYKSYETWLNALTEKGTNYSEIYKECVIPSPCWMIHREDLIACDAFNPNRYPEDYDLAFRFYKHDFKCIPCDVVLHEWRDYSYRTSRTHVHYAENHFIDLKLNYFLELDYNHNKTLVVWGAGKKGKTIAKALTTLNIPFEWICDNPKKIGKDIYGTLLKPFKALESITSPQSIITVANKTEQKVILEYMNSLKLKAIEDYVFFC, encoded by the coding sequence ATGCAAACACCGCTTGTTAGTATATTAATACCGTTTAAAAATACTAAAAATTTCATTACGAATTGCCTTACGTCGATAATACAACAAAGTTATACCCATTGGGAATTACTTATTGTAGATGACCATTCGACTGATGGAAGTTTTGATATCGTAGAACATTTTGCTTCAAAAGACCCTCGTTTTAAACTTTTTAAAAACGACGGACAAGGTATTATTGATGCTTTACGACTTGCATTTCAACACAGTACTGGCGAATTAATTACTCGTATGGATAGTGACGACATTATGCGCCCTAACAAAATTGAAGTTTTAGCGCATCAATTATTAACTTTCGGAAAAAAACATGTCGCTCTGGGGCAGGTTCATTATTTTGCTGAAGACGGCATTAAAGCAGGCTATAAAAGTTATGAAACATGGCTAAACGCCTTAACTGAAAAAGGCACCAATTATTCTGAAATCTATAAAGAATGTGTGATCCCCTCCCCTTGTTGGATGATTCACCGTGAAGACTTAATAGCTTGTGATGCTTTTAATCCGAATCGCTACCCTGAAGATTACGACCTGGCTTTTCGGTTTTACAAGCACGATTTTAAATGTATTCCTTGCGATGTCGTATTGCATGAGTGGCGCGATTACAGCTATCGGACTTCCCGAACTCATGTGCATTATGCCGAAAACCATTTTATAGATCTTAAGCTAAATTATTTTTTAGAACTTGATTATAACCACAATAAAACTTTAGTGGTTTGGGGCGCTGGCAAAAAAGGAAAAACCATTGCCAAAGCCTTAACAACCTTAAATATCCCTTTTGAATGGATTTGCGATAATCCTAAAAAAATTGGTAAAGATATTTACGGGACGCTTTTAAAACCTTTTAAGGCTTTAGAAAGTATAACATCACCGCAAAGCATTATAACGGTTGCCAATAAAACGGAGCAAAAAGTCATTTTAGAATACATGAATTCTTTAAAACTAAAAGCTATTGAAGACTATGTTTTCTTTTGTTAA
- a CDS encoding BatA domain-containing protein, with protein sequence MQFKHPELLYALFLLLIPIIVHLFQLRKFQREDFTNVAFLKEATLQTRKSAIIKKWLVLITRLMLLAALVFAFAQPYTSKKNVFNKEKETVIYLDNSFSMQAKGQQGSLLKRAVQDIIANVDNNQNISVFTNDQVFKNTTITGIKNDLLKLDYTATPLTAHAAILKGKTLFSNRTDHLKNLVFISDFQQDNSSFQIESDTLMPINLVKLSPINGNNVSIDSAYISKTNATQIELTVKLKNSGTTIENLPISLFNNQKLIAKTSIALHKTGETTFSLPVNQPINGKISIEDSGLQFDNHLYFNINKATKINVLAINQADDDFLKRIYTKDVFNYTATEEKQLSFNIIDQQHLIILNELKSLSTALTTALKEFSNQGGSIIIIPSKDIQINSYNQFLNTFGAQFSKEIPIEKSITNINYSHPLFNNGVFEKQVKNFRYPKVSSFYELTSNRGASALQFEDGKSFLSQSGQVYVFASALNQENSSFKNSPLIVPTLFNIGKQSFKIPSLYYTIGRDHTFDVDTQIQQDAVLSLVKNDIHLIPRQQYFNNKVVIKTSEAPTKDGIYAIMHTNDTIKHVSFNYDKKESDLSYRNLSDLKQLTIGDSVTKIFDSIKSDTKINALWKWFVIFALALLIIEMLILKFFK encoded by the coding sequence ATGCAGTTTAAACACCCCGAACTTCTTTACGCCTTATTTTTACTGCTTATTCCTATTATTGTTCACCTGTTTCAACTTCGAAAATTTCAGCGTGAAGATTTCACCAATGTCGCTTTTTTAAAAGAAGCCACTTTACAAACAAGAAAGAGTGCGATTATAAAAAAATGGCTCGTTCTTATAACCCGTTTAATGCTTTTAGCGGCTCTGGTTTTTGCTTTTGCACAACCCTATACCTCCAAAAAAAATGTTTTTAATAAGGAAAAAGAAACGGTCATTTATTTAGACAACTCCTTTAGTATGCAAGCCAAAGGCCAACAAGGGAGCCTTTTAAAACGTGCCGTACAAGATATTATCGCCAACGTAGATAACAATCAAAATATTAGTGTTTTTACCAACGATCAGGTTTTTAAAAATACCACCATAACTGGGATTAAAAACGATTTATTAAAGCTCGATTATACTGCAACCCCATTAACTGCGCATGCCGCGATATTAAAGGGTAAAACACTTTTTAGCAACCGAACAGACCACTTAAAAAACTTGGTGTTTATTTCTGATTTTCAACAGGACAACTCCAGTTTTCAGATTGAATCGGACACGCTAATGCCAATAAACCTTGTAAAACTTAGCCCGATAAATGGCAATAATGTTTCTATCGATTCGGCTTACATTTCTAAAACAAACGCCACTCAAATAGAGCTTACTGTAAAACTAAAAAACAGTGGTACGACTATAGAAAACTTACCCATTTCACTCTTTAATAATCAAAAGTTAATTGCAAAAACATCAATAGCACTCCATAAAACAGGAGAAACCACCTTTTCCTTACCTGTCAATCAACCTATTAATGGAAAAATTTCTATTGAAGACTCTGGGCTACAGTTTGATAATCATTTGTATTTCAATATCAACAAAGCCACAAAAATTAATGTTTTAGCCATTAATCAGGCTGATGATGATTTCCTAAAGCGCATATACACCAAAGATGTTTTCAATTACACGGCGACGGAAGAAAAGCAATTAAGTTTTAACATCATTGACCAACAACATCTTATTATTCTCAACGAATTAAAATCGCTATCAACAGCTTTAACAACAGCTTTAAAGGAGTTTTCAAATCAAGGCGGCTCTATAATAATTATCCCTTCAAAAGACATTCAGATAAATAGCTACAACCAGTTTTTAAATACGTTTGGAGCACAATTCTCAAAGGAAATCCCCATAGAAAAGAGCATTACCAACATAAATTATAGTCACCCGCTATTTAACAACGGGGTTTTTGAAAAGCAAGTAAAGAACTTTCGGTATCCAAAAGTTTCAAGTTTTTACGAACTAACATCGAATCGTGGTGCTTCAGCGTTACAATTTGAAGACGGTAAATCTTTTTTATCACAATCCGGTCAAGTTTATGTATTTGCTTCAGCATTAAATCAAGAAAATTCAAGTTTTAAAAATTCACCACTTATTGTTCCCACACTGTTCAATATTGGTAAACAAAGTTTTAAAATCCCAAGCTTGTACTATACTATTGGTCGTGATCATACCTTTGATGTAGACACGCAAATACAACAAGATGCCGTGTTATCGTTGGTAAAGAATGACATCCATTTGATTCCGAGACAACAATATTTCAACAATAAAGTGGTTATTAAAACCTCTGAAGCTCCAACAAAAGATGGTATTTATGCCATTATGCATACCAATGACACCATAAAACATGTGAGTTTTAATTACGATAAAAAAGAAAGCGATTTAAGTTACCGCAATTTATCTGATTTAAAACAGCTAACCATAGGCGACTCGGTGACTAAAATTTTTGACAGCATAAAAAGTGACACAAAAATTAATGCCCTATGGAAATGGTTTGTTATTTTTGCACTAGCGTTATTGATTATTGAAATGCTCATCTTAAAATTCTTTAAATGA
- a CDS encoding dihydroorotase — protein sequence MNILIKSATIIDSKSEFHNASHDLLIENGVITKIATSIKNPNNYQEIQLDNLHISQGWFDSGVSFGEPGWEERETIANGLKTAALSGFTAVALNANSNPVIDSNADITFIKAKSQNNAVNLLPIGALTVASKGEDLAELYDMSSAGAAAFYDYKRPISNPNLMKIALQYAANFDGLVCSFPQENKIAGKGVVHEHIASTRLGLKGIPALAEEMQVSRDLFLLEYTGGKLHIPTISAARSVALIREAKKKKLDVTCSVAIHNLIFTDEALSDFNTHFKVLPPLRTQEDADALIEGIKDGTIDMVTTDHNPLNIELKKIEFDYADYGTIGLESAFGALQKLFTTKKTIDILTRGKDRFGLEQTPIKEGTVANLTLFNPNTKSTFTKADILSKSKNAIFENESLNGYVYGIIANQQAVLKS from the coding sequence ATGAACATACTTATAAAATCGGCCACGATAATAGATTCGAAAAGCGAATTTCACAATGCTTCTCATGATTTATTAATCGAAAATGGTGTGATTACTAAGATTGCCACAAGCATAAAAAACCCTAATAATTATCAAGAAATTCAACTTGACAACCTTCATATTTCACAAGGGTGGTTTGATAGTGGTGTTAGTTTTGGCGAACCTGGATGGGAAGAGCGCGAAACGATTGCTAACGGATTAAAAACTGCGGCACTTTCTGGATTTACAGCGGTGGCATTAAATGCTAATAGCAATCCAGTTATCGACTCGAATGCCGACATCACCTTTATAAAAGCAAAATCTCAAAATAACGCGGTGAACCTTTTGCCTATTGGTGCTTTAACCGTAGCAAGTAAAGGAGAAGATTTGGCCGAACTTTACGATATGAGTTCTGCGGGAGCTGCGGCTTTTTACGATTATAAAAGACCGATTTCTAATCCGAATTTAATGAAAATAGCTTTGCAGTATGCTGCTAATTTCGACGGACTAGTTTGTTCGTTTCCACAAGAAAATAAAATTGCTGGTAAAGGTGTGGTTCATGAGCATATTGCAAGCACGCGATTAGGCTTAAAAGGCATACCAGCTTTAGCTGAAGAAATGCAAGTTTCAAGAGATTTATTTTTGTTAGAATACACGGGCGGAAAGCTTCATATTCCAACCATTTCTGCAGCCCGTTCGGTAGCTTTAATTCGTGAAGCCAAAAAGAAAAAACTGGATGTTACCTGTAGTGTTGCCATTCATAATTTAATATTTACAGATGAAGCCCTAAGCGATTTTAACACCCACTTTAAAGTGCTGCCGCCTCTTCGTACCCAAGAGGATGCCGATGCCCTTATTGAAGGTATTAAGGACGGTACCATCGATATGGTAACTACCGACCATAACCCTTTAAATATCGAATTGAAAAAAATTGAATTCGACTATGCCGATTACGGAACCATAGGTTTAGAAAGTGCGTTTGGCGCCTTACAAAAACTATTTACAACTAAGAAAACCATCGATATTTTAACCCGCGGAAAAGACCGTTTCGGACTGGAACAAACACCTATAAAAGAAGGTACTGTTGCTAACCTCACGCTTTTTAATCCGAATACCAAATCGACATTCACTAAAGCTGATATACTTTCAAAATCAAAGAATGCCATTTTTGAAAATGAAAGTTTAAACGGATACGTTTACGGCATAATCGCTAATCAACAAGCGGTTTTAAAATCATAA
- a CDS encoding alpha/beta hydrolase, whose translation MENTSLSLQHLIRKSSLTENAPLLIMMHGYGSDENDLFSFASELPKELFIISVKAPYPLAPYGNAWYAINFDAEKGKWNDIEQAQQSRDLIANFIDEAVEAYPVNKNNVSLLGFSQGSILSYGVALNYPEKVKNIVALSGYLVQDIFPDDIAAKDYSNLDFYCSHGSVDQVIPVEWARQTAPFLNNLNIKNQYSEFPVGHGVAPQNFHEFKAWLTARIG comes from the coding sequence ATGGAAAACACATCACTTTCTTTACAACACCTTATTAGAAAATCTAGTTTAACCGAAAATGCACCATTATTAATCATGATGCATGGTTATGGTAGTGATGAAAATGATTTGTTTTCGTTTGCTAGCGAACTACCTAAAGAACTATTTATCATTTCCGTAAAGGCTCCTTACCCTTTGGCTCCTTACGGAAACGCTTGGTATGCCATTAACTTTGATGCCGAAAAAGGCAAGTGGAATGATATCGAACAAGCCCAACAATCCCGCGATTTAATTGCTAATTTTATTGATGAAGCTGTTGAAGCTTATCCTGTAAATAAAAATAATGTGTCACTTTTAGGCTTTAGCCAAGGTAGCATTTTAAGCTATGGGGTGGCTCTTAATTATCCTGAAAAGGTTAAAAACATTGTGGCTTTAAGTGGCTATTTAGTTCAAGATATTTTCCCTGATGATATCGCCGCGAAAGATTACTCAAACTTAGATTTTTATTGTTCACACGGTAGCGTAGATCAAGTAATTCCTGTGGAATGGGCCAGACAAACAGCACCTTTTTTAAATAATTTAAATATTAAAAATCAATATTCTGAATTTCCTGTTGGTCATGGTGTAGCACCTCAAAATTTTCATGAGTTCAAAGCTTGGCTTACAGCACGCATTGGGTAG
- a CDS encoding alpha/beta hydrolase, translating to MIKTPFTLLIILSFVCNSFSQSVKFKPVKYPSNYTATIDQVYTEINGWKGRMDLYTNSTSETPTPIVINIHGGGWESGQKESQTGFGTFFKKGYAVANVEYRLTDVAPAPAAIQDVRCALIYIYEHAKSLNVDTDKIVIMGGSAGGHLALMAGLLGNNKKFDTNCHYKGTIKVAAIIDEYGPADLTVLHHDGSAKRWLNNHHLNTEFVKSVSPMYYVSKDSPPTFIIHGDKDPTVPYSQSVKLYKKLKAQGVKTEFMTVKGGKHGNFSRSQKSDFGKFVWPFLESLGL from the coding sequence ATGATAAAAACACCATTTACGCTACTTATTATATTAAGTTTTGTGTGTAACAGTTTTAGCCAGTCGGTTAAATTCAAACCTGTTAAATACCCCTCAAATTACACCGCTACTATCGATCAGGTTTACACCGAAATAAACGGTTGGAAAGGTCGCATGGATTTATACACCAATTCGACTTCTGAAACGCCGACACCTATAGTTATTAATATACATGGCGGCGGATGGGAATCTGGGCAAAAAGAATCGCAAACCGGTTTTGGTACATTCTTTAAAAAAGGCTATGCTGTGGCTAATGTGGAATATCGTTTAACAGATGTTGCTCCTGCTCCTGCGGCTATCCAGGATGTGAGATGTGCATTAATTTACATTTACGAACACGCCAAGTCACTCAATGTTGACACCGATAAAATTGTGATCATGGGAGGTTCTGCAGGAGGTCATCTTGCTCTTATGGCAGGTTTGTTAGGAAACAACAAAAAGTTTGATACTAACTGTCATTACAAAGGCACTATAAAAGTTGCCGCCATTATCGATGAATATGGACCTGCAGATTTAACCGTTTTACATCACGATGGTTCGGCTAAAAGATGGTTAAACAACCACCACCTCAACACAGAATTCGTGAAATCGGTTTCACCCATGTACTACGTTTCTAAAGATAGTCCGCCTACCTTCATTATTCATGGCGACAAAGACCCTACGGTGCCCTATTCTCAATCGGTTAAGCTTTACAAAAAATTAAAAGCACAAGGTGTTAAAACAGAGTTTATGACGGTTAAAGGCGGGAAACACGGTAATTTTTCAAGATCACAAAAATCGGATTTTGGTAAATTTGTCTGGCCGTTTTTGGAGTCGTTGGGTTTATAA